In one Polypterus senegalus isolate Bchr_013 unplaced genomic scaffold, ASM1683550v1 scaffold_3775, whole genome shotgun sequence genomic region, the following are encoded:
- the nupr1b gene encoding nuclear protein 1b, with amino-acid sequence MSSYVDVKNMKPTEFEGRYFDQYDYYSLTDRYCQASASRKGRSKKEADENTNKPSPAGHERKITNKLQQSDKKGRKV; translated from the exons ATGAGCAGCTACGTGGACGTGAAGAACATGAAGCCCACCGAATTCGAGGGTCGCTACTTCGATCAGTATGACTACTACAGCCTGACGGACCGATACTGCC AGGCCTCCGCAAGTCGAAAGGGCCGCTCCAAAAAGGAAGCCGACGAGAACACCAACAAGCCCAGTCCCGCCGGCCACGAAAGGAAGATCACCAACAAGCTGCAGCAAAGTGATAAGAAGGGGAGGAAAGTCTGA